The genome window CTGGAAGACGGATAGAACAAAAACGATCCACAAGCTTTTTAGTTGGTAGGCCTTCCACAGTAGTTTGAGTGAGTGTGATACCTATATATAGGAATCAGGCAACCTGAATTTGATACTAATAAGTTTATAACACTACTTCTACACTAGTATGAGTTAAATATATTGATATCACACTCATGAGTTCCATATATTGGTATTACACTTAAATTTTCCGGCCCACTGTAGGAGTGTGATTCCTATATGAGTTCAATATATTGGTATCACAGCCACTTTAAGCACCAGTTGAGTAGAGTTGGCACCCACATTTTTTACTTGAGATATATTTTACTCTTACACACTAGCTGGTGAGCTGTGTTTATCATATATTAATCGTTGCCTTATTCATTGCAGGTGTGCTAGATAGACATAAGATTACAAACTAGCAGAAATGCCTATATACGAGCGAATGGAAATGAGCTTTACCTGCGTTTTCGTGCGATTTGGGCGGAGGCCCTAAAGGTGGAAGAATTCTCCACAGCAAGTTTCTTCCTTTCCTCCAACCGCTTCTGCAGAGACTGTCCGAGTGCGCTATTGGCTATGGCTTTCACGGCCGTGAATGGAATGGCAGAGAATACCACAACTCCCACAAGCTGAAGGAACGGTGAACCAAAACCAACAACAACGCATAATACAAATTAATCCATCATCAATtagttaattattaattaaaatttgaatatatgaaatggaggggaagagagagagaggtgaccTCTTGCCATGAAGCTTTGCAGACACCAAaacgaggaggaggaggagactTTTGGTTGTTTGGGGATTTGAGCTTGAGGTTTAGGGGGGGAAGAGACGGAGGATGCCCAAAGAAAGAGGAGTAAGCTGAACATGGCCGCGGCCAAGCTCCTCCGAGTCCTCCTCCCAGAACAGCCATTCCCAAGCCGTTAATCAGTTACTTGGTTGCAAGGTCCACAATTTCTCTCCAAATGCTTACTCTATGCCTCTTTCAAAACTTGCTAGAATCTGATATCAAATTTGTGTGCTTTAGCGGAACTTCCCTTCCTTattataaaaatatcaatgttttcaaaaattaaaatcgtGCAAAAATCTGTTTTGGATTTCATTATTTACTCCTTTTTTTAGTTTGGCCTTTATACCTGTAAAATggaaaatcagtttttgtgttttttttttaatttaaaaaaaaaaagataatttaAACTAACTTGGAAAAGGCCTTGAAACTGTGTTGCAGCaaattaaagagaaatatcTTATCCATTAGGGTAATTCATCACTTGCAATTTTGACAAACAATAAAACAATCGATCTGTTGTGTGAAAGTGGACGGAATACATGGTCTTGGATGGTCTATTCGTTATTGATACAATTTTGACAAACTTAAGTTAATCTTTTCTGGTTTTCATTTCTGCACAAATAATGTTCAAGCATGAATTTCAAATGCCCAACATTtagatttgtttttctcattcctcttaattagttaattttaatATAGCATTACCCTCTCTAAAATAGGGTCACacgtgaaagaaaaaaaaagacatatTTATAGTTAGTCAATGCatatggtttttatttttttctgaaGAGAAAAACAATCTAATACATAACATTTCAATGAATGACATCTAAACTGAGTCCAAAAGTTAACTTTCCCATCGCGATCTGCACCAGCAAAATAGAAAAGAATTAACTTTTTCATGGTCTCTATGGTTACACCGCACTCGGCACTTAGTGGGGTACTACGGTTGAGTTGATATGGATCCGCTTATCCATTTGATCAAAGCCTCTAGTGATGAGTGAGAAGTTAGTTTATCGCATTTGTTTTGCTCAATGTTTGTGAGTAGCCCTTGCCAATTGCCATGGTAAAAATCATGTTTGTAAGTACTAAGTAGGTATATATGATCCTAGCTGCCACCTTAATTGGATCCAATTGAAATTGGACTGCTAGTCTAGTGCTAAATAAAGTAGAACAGGATATTCCAAACAACATATTGCAATCAAGCAAACCCAATCAGAAGGACACTGCAATCAATTCAACACCACAgtaaacaataataataataataataataatactggTTTCAATATTACACTTACACACATTATTTGGGCAACCAGTTACCTAATGCTTTTACACTAACAAGATATTACAGATGCAGCAATCATCAAGATCCATGCATCATTCGATGACAGGGAAGGAAGGAAGCAAGTTTTGGTGGATTTCAATTCTGATATCTGGAATCTGGAATAATTAATCCTCGTAGATTCGGCACTCGTCCGTCTCCGGATTCTCCTGACAAAATGACTCGAGGGGATCTTTGTGCTTTTCCAGTTTGAGCCTTAGATCGGCCTTGGCTTGGCTCACCTCCTCCACCTCGTCCCACGCCACCTTGCACTCGTCCGTCTTCGGATCTCCCTCGCAGACCTCCGTTGCTTCCACCACCTTCTTCTCAATCATCTCCGTCAGCTGCTTCTCCCTCATCTGCGTCCCTTTGAACCTACCCTGCACCGCCATCGCCACCATCACGCctctcatcctcctcctccccctACCTCCTCCTAAATCCAATGATCTCAAACTCACAGATGCCGTCGCTGATAAATCCTTCATCTTCGTCAAGTATCCTCTTCCTGTTCCCACTCCTGACGGTACACACGCCATCTGCGGTTGCTTTTCCAAAACGAACGATCGATCCAAGTCTCCgctcctcttctcttctcttcaaGACTCTCGCTTTCTAGATACATACAAATCAAACCATACTTATTGATGAGGTCCCTACTTCCCATCCTAAAATTACCTAAATGCCCTCAAGTGCTATTTCATGGTTTATTTTTGGATAATTTGTTTCTTTGCCTTTTGTGAAATTATCGCAATTGCTCCGGGGACAATCATCCTTATCCACAACATGAGCAATCTTTTGGCATTTCGAATAAGGCATCGTTTGGTTGTCGACTGTAAGAGTGggaaataagaaaataattctttctttttgtcaaattctaGGATCGAATAGTtttatggaaatttttttttttttaacaaacgatattatctacgttAATACATACATAAGAACTTAGTCTTACAATGAGTTATCAATAACTAACCTCAAATTCACCTttagcgagaatcaaacctaagacctctcacttacaagtgaaaaaaataGCACTAAACCGTATTCTAAGTTgcaatttagaaagaaaaataattaaattaaaataagcaaatttatttttttactctTTGAAGCAGGGTGGCAGAGGTTGACCAAAATTTCAGAAACTTAACAGCAGGAAGAAATTTGACTAATTATAAGATTTAAGGGTGGTCACCTAAAATTAAGGTCCAGAGAAACAATTCGGCAACCCCGGCAAGTTTAAAGAAGAAATTGGCCAATATCtctttgagtgttttggttttcaattagaTTCACTTGGGGATAAAGAATCGCGTTTGATTGGTGTAAATTGCTTTTGACATGTTGCTTTCCAAGTTCCAAAGGTAAACTGAGCAGCCCATTAGTAAAATAAGATAAGACTGCTTAATTGTAATAGTCTAATTATTTTAGAGTAATTCTATCACACACTCTTTTTTATCTCTTATATATTCTTGTTAAGTTTTGTTTATTaagttttcttcaatttatttaatccgacgaacagaaattgaaaagagtatatgaaaagtaaaaatgagtgtgtaaataactgttgaccctaaaaactatcagGGTTACGTAGCGCGCATgctgagtaattaataagctgaCTACGTCATTCCGTtatgtgcggggcgtgccaacttgtcggccaagctcggccaagaagtaaaatatgttgatgtggcgTTGGGCGCGTTGCTGACTTCTTTATCTcacgactgcggccgaggaaggaacacgtctcgacctttgggttctagagcctgaagacaaggctgctagttttgcgaagttcaatatcaaatttggcTTTTACTTGGCAAAATGTAGTAAtctcgtaacacctcacttcgccaagaaggctgatgagatgacctctaccaacaaggacaGGGAAATCCTTGttgactgagacttggataaatagcTAGTCGGTCTTgaagcagtgttgtttatccaaactgaaggtgctcctcggtcggctgattctaggGCTCCAATGttatttatctaaactgaaggtgTCGCCGATTGCATTCACAAtcctgtttatccaaactgaagatgtgttagcaggaaaaaggaaaataaaaatctcaaagttgttgagaggttttgcatagagcgagagtttgcacatggcaatttgtgtgttgaattggaagggGCCTGAATTATGCACTTCATTCTCTATTTATAGCAGGGAACCTACTCCTGGCCTAACTAGAGATGTACTCGGATTATAACTCCTCAATCCAATCAGATTAGGATTTGGCCAATCCTAGTTCTAATAGGTTTCTGAACCAAACTCTATAATAAACCATATTCATTTCCTATTTCTCAACGCCTTCAACTTTGAGATCCCTCATTGCACCGGGATTTAACTATTTTGCCTTTATCCAAACCAATCTTTCTTGTAATAAAACTCGCCCAATTTGATTAGATGGCCTTTTATGGCTGGATGGCCCATAACATTTCTAGAAGATTACTGGGCCGAGAACGGTTTTAGGCTCggcccaaaatattattttgggcccaaacaataatctttaatGACATCCTATTACAGATGTTATGAAATGACATATCATATGCTTTTTAGGTTATGTAAATTTGTAAAATGTCATACAAAGAAAAGAGACTACATATTCTGTCAAGTAAGTATTGGTTTGGCAGtgcttaaattattttgaaagcaagtatgaaaaaaattggagaaattttttgtttctttagtaCGTCACCAACCTCAACGAAGGACATCATCGTCGACTCTTTGAATAGCTGACTACTTTAAAGCTAAGAGCTTGAATAGGAAACATCAAAATTCTATAACATCATCAATTTTCCAATCTTGTTGTTGGCTAATCCCAACCTCATCTCCTACAACTTCCTACTCCTCCCTTTAAAAAACCCAACTCTCATAAACTCACTACTCCAACCCCAAAACTCCAATCCCAGAATTTCACATTCCCATAAAAGCTcaaaagtttcaatcttttttgCAACCCAATTTTGCAATACTTCAATCTTTACATCCCAGAAGGAAAAGGTCATCTCCAGATTTGTTAGTGTACCTTGAATGGTTCTAAGTGAGAGAGAAAATGGCGATACTGAACGGCTAGGATGGATAAGACTGCAAGCGCCATCAGAATCCACAGTGGTGGCGCTGCGCAGCAGATGACTCTGTTAAATCATCACCTTCCAAATCCAACATTCGTCTCCTCCGCACAAGCTACTGAACATAAGTGAAAAAAGGGAAAtgtagagaaagaaagagaggacgGAAATAATGAAGTGAAAGGGGAAGAAGATAAAGAGGAAGAGAAGGGCATGGAGAGGAACAATACTCTACTCAAAGGAAGAGTAAGAGTTCCTACTCAAAAATGTTCATTGCCGATTCATAGAACTTCGTATTTATGATCAGAACTGAACAAACATTCGTCTCGCCACGCCGTTACAAACATAGAGGTGCCTTCGATTGATATGTCGAGATGCTCACCGCGTTCTGCAAGGCTCGGTGTGTGCAGGTTATTCAAGCTGCATATTGGGATAGAAATTGTGGCTAAGCAAAGGCAAAAAAAGGAATGGTGATATCGATGAAAAAAGGGACGTCGTTCCATAAATCTTCAtctttttttgggtcaaaatgaTGTTATTTTTTATATCCTAATTTTGAATTTATAATTAGCAAAGATTTCTAAATAatacatatttttattatttttttgtccaCTTGGCTAAAATTTGGCCTTCAATTAACAAGGAGTGTGCTATGTTGctgccacatcagcatttaacagaaaagTTGACGACTGTCTGACATTGCAATAAATTCGTAAattaaggtatgacattgcaatgttttaaatatgaggtatgacattgtgaTTCGACTAAtcgttgaggtagttttgtgtaatttacccaaaattaacacaaaacgttgacgtggcttaatcgtaaccgttcaaataggaggagagggaaagggagagaggttaggagggaagagaatcctactccttaGTATGTCACCACGTATTCACGCTAGAataaaaaagagtaaattgtagcaatagtccctcaacttttaTCAAATTAGAGCAATGATTCATATTTGCCCCTTGATCTAGCCTCACGTGCATGGCAGCGACTCATTTTGATGGAAGTTCTAACGAAGTTGATGAAAAGGATAGTTGTaggttttgatgagttgagggaccaatggttaGGGATGGGCACtggaaccgaaaaccgaaatcaaatcaagaaccaaatcgaaccgcaccgaacaatttgattttgtggttttgaaacggttttgGTTTGAAACCAAACCGTAATGTaggaaaacggtttggtttcagttttagattttgaaaactgcaccaaaaccaaattgcaccacaaatataaaaagaacCTTTAATTGAATAACCATATTAGATgttagggaagtgttattggcactccaaaaatcttattctacattcATCggaagtgtatttttctttcataatataaaaagtttggagtgtagaatgaaatttttggagtgctaataacaattccctatattttatgttttaattaggTGTTTGTTACACTCCATACATTTAATTAGTTGTTTCCTGCTCAGTGCTTCTCTCGATCTCATTTAGCATTGgggacaaaacatttttcataaTATTGGTTCTTGTGTATGCATGTAAATCAAAATTAGATATGTATGTTTTTTGTCCTCAATTGCTCTGTTTGGGTGATTATTACTTTTCTTAGGTGCCGATGGCAGGTTTTGGGTAAGGTACTGAAGGCTTCAATAATGGTTTTTTTGGGTGATGAATGTGAAATGGTAATGGATATTGACTAGGGTACcttaatttgtaaaaattggtttattttggttgaaaatattttggtataaaatgatAGAAGTGTATCAATTTATTTCATTGTTATTTACTCAAACTCTATCTGATTTGGTTAGGCATTTTCTAATACTTGCAGACTTTGCCTATCtgatttggtttcatttcggttttggcttcaaaaccgcaccgaattGAATTACAAAAAATGAGATTTCGGTTTCACTTAAAACTGCACCGACCTAAACCGTGACCATCCCTACCAATGATAAtagatttttaattaattaatcattgttTCAATTAGGTTAAAATTAATGAACAATTACTACAATTTAGtcaataaaaaaacaagttATGTACAAGAAGGCCTTGGGTAGCGTGCTTGGGGCGGGAGACTACAAGTTTCAATTTGAACTTCACTTGAACGGCCAAAAAGTACTTTAAAGTTCAaataaacgaaaaaaaaattgcacgcGAGGCTTTGGCTACCATCCACTCCCTTACCGTTGGGAAACGTATATCTGTTCAAGGCGACGGCAGGCATCCACTCCCCGGCTGTTGGATTTTTCACTCCTCTCAACTCTCAGATCATTCACTCTCGAGTTCCTCCATTGCCGATCCGCAGGTAAGCTTGACGTTTAACCCAAATTTCCGCGACTGTCGGAATTTGTGATATTAGGGATCTGggggttttaagttttaactttcaatttgaaggcttttttatatttgttttggtttttgaagtaattttaaattttggagtactagtgAGTTAGTGAGTGAGTGAGGATGGCGGATAGTGGAATAGAGATAGAGAAAGTAGAGTGGTTGGATCCAGAGATGGAGTTTCTGGCATCGAAGCGAGAGACGGGGAATGAGTGGGAGCTCTTTAAGGAGAATGTTAGGCCCTTGAAGAGAGGCCGCAAAGTCGCCATCTTAAACGAAGCTCTCAAAGTTCACAACGACAATCAACTCAAGATGTCCCTCCTTGACCAAAGAAGGTTTTTtttcctccaaaccttcatctGCATTCGCCTTCTCGATttttgtgtgctgtggcttttttatctttaattctttgaatttcttttgGATTTAACTCTCACAAGGCTGTTGATTCAAGCGATTGACGAGTATAAAGGCGAGGATCCTCTCCACCCATGGCTTGAGTGAGTACTGATTACTTTCTTCTCTCTGATTTCAGTTTTACCACTGTTTTCATTTCGATCTTTCCATGAATGGGTTTCTTgtcaatttttgttattgttattgttgGAGACCTAGTTACTATCCTTTATATACCCTTCAATTTTCTCCGTTTATCTCTTAAAGGTGTATCAAGTGGGTTCAGGAAGCATTTCCACCTGGTGGAGATTCCTCGGGGTTGGTGGTGATATACGAGCAATGCGTACGTACATTTTGGCATTCAGACCGTTACAAGGATGATCTCCGCTATCTCAAAGTCTGGTTGGAATATGTgggttctttttctttcccaTTATTCATATCTAAGATTAGTTTGATTTTAGCTCTGGACGTCTATTTCTAAGTGCCAGTTTCAGATCCTCAATTGTCTGATACTGTAATGTGTGAATGAAATGGTTCTGCAGGCTGAAAATTGTGTAGATGCTCAAGTCATATACAGTTTTCTTGATGCAAATGAAATCGGGAAGACACATGCGGTTTTCTACATCTCATATGCTTTGCTCTTGGAATCCAAGAACAAAATGAAAGCTGCCAATGAAACATTTAATCTTGGGATATCTAGGTTACCTTATGCTGATTTTGGCATCTCAATTTTTCTTGTCTCCTATACGTTCTACACCTGAATTAACTATTCCATTTTACAGGAATGCTCAGCCCGTAGAAAAATTGAAGGATGCATATAGGAAATTTATTGCTCGCTCTATGAGAAAACCAAAAGCTGCAGAGGTGTGCCCATTTACTCTTAATACAGGACATGTTATTGTATTATTTTTGCAAGCGATTTACCATTCAATCTTCAACTTTTAGGAGGATCCAATGGAGAAACATTTACCCACCCGAAGCTTTGGAACTGTCCTTTCCAAGGGAGAGAATCGTAAGTTTCATTGCTATTCTCTGGTTATTTTTGTACTCCAGCATTATTTATTGGGAATCCCACGATGTTGCAGGAAAGCTGGGGAGCTCTGATCTGCTGAGGAATAATTTGAAGCCAGATAGGTTAGATATGAAGTTGTTATCTGCTTTATTTTCTCTGTGTTAGTTGACTATTCTATTCAAATACAATTATTTGACTTAACTGTAATCAACTGCGGTAACTTGTTAACATATCACATAAACCAACTAAGAATGTCCATCACCAGTTCATTTCCACCAAAAAATAGAAATTGATAGCAATGTGCTGAGTTTAAACTCAGTGTTCTTTGTAAGGTTTGTCTAAAATGCAGTGAAACTGGTTTTGAACACTTTTTTTATTCCATCGGTTAATCATCACATGATTTTACTTTTCCAATAATATTTTGGAAAACAATGTGGtttgatttgaatttttcttttgcttaCTTGCGCTTCTTTATTCTTGACTGTATAAATTCCATAGTTATATCTCTTTCTTATGCACATAAGCTGAGCGTTCTTAAGTTTCTATAATATGCAGTGAGACTGGTTTTGAACACTTCTTGATTTGATCAACTAATCTTCATGTGATTTTACTTTTCAAAGTAATATTTCCGAAAATAATGTGGCTTGATGTGAATTTTCCGTTTGCTTATTTGTGCTTCTTTATTCTAAAATCTTGACAGTATAAGTTCCATAGCTCTTTCTCATGCttcttttaatttcaattttttccaaTCTTCTTCCCTTAAGTTTGATGATGGTCATTCAATATGTGTACTCTTTGTTTTTGCCTGTGACCATGCTATTGTGTTGATGGCCTGTTTGCAAACTGGTACATGAGATCTTGTGTTGGCTTGACTTT of Malus sylvestris chromosome 6, drMalSylv7.2, whole genome shotgun sequence contains these proteins:
- the LOC126626357 gene encoding calvin cycle protein CP12-3, chloroplastic; the protein is MACVPSGVGTGRGYLTKMKDLSATASVSLRSLDLGGGRGRRRMRGVMVAMAVQGRFKGTQMREKQLTEMIEKKVVEATEVCEGDPKTDECKVAWDEVEEVSQAKADLRLKLEKHKDPLESFCQENPETDECRIYED
- the LOC126626358 gene encoding mitotic spindle checkpoint protein BUBR1; the encoded protein is MADSGIEIEKVEWLDPEMEFLASKRETGNEWELFKENVRPLKRGRKVAILNEALKVHNDNQLKMSLLDQRRLLIQAIDEYKGEDPLHPWLECIKWVQEAFPPGGDSSGLVVIYEQCVRTFWHSDRYKDDLRYLKVWLEYAENCVDAQVIYSFLDANEIGKTHAVFYISYALLLESKNKMKAANETFNLGISRNAQPVEKLKDAYRKFIARSMRKPKAAEEDPMEKHLPTRSFGTVLSKGENRKLGSSDLLRNNLKPDRDRVLAPINIYKESNSADVGSRYHPDMPKTDLNSWHTLGPRAERNKENNAIPTKWTTYKIPQRPGSRTRGAGASSTCIEVFVDEECEEKHRMNVEEGAKSSTVQLRLEEERDLKRETELLREDPLRNFPPNSLPR